The following nucleotide sequence is from Leptolyngbya subtilissima AS-A7.
TTGCCGACTGGGTTAAGGCTGGGGTGGATCTGCCGGTGGTCGATTTAGGGTTAAAGTATCGGCGATCGCTCACCTTAGGCGACACTGCCCTAGTCAAAGCCCGCCTTGAACCTGCCAAGGGCGTCCGCATCCTCTGGCACTACGACATTCAAAACGCCGCCACTCAAGAGACCTGCATTGAGGGCACCGTCACGCTAGCCCCAGTAGATTTCAAAACCCGCCGAATTTTGCGCCGCCTGCCCGATCATCTACAGACGGCTTTGGATTCTATTCTTTGACAGCCTCAACTCCCCTGCGGCACAGCCCCAAAACTTTGCCTCAAAACTTTTGTAGGATGAGCAAAGCGCAGCGTGCCCATTAAGCCCTAGATCGCAGATCCGATGGGTACGATCTAGCGTCCTTTGCCCCCCTACGGTTGCCTTGGATATGTTCCTTCCCCTCCCCCAAGCCTTTGCTGTCGTTTGCGCTCTGCTCATCATGCTCACTGGGTGGCTCGGCGTTGCCCCTACCGCCCAAGCCCAAGAGAACACGGTCGATTACACCCTCACTGACCTCAGTTTTCGCGACTTCTCGGGCAAGAGTCTTTCGGGCACCTCCTTCGCAGCGGCAGAAATGCGGGAGGCTAACTTTGAGAAAGCCGACCTGAGCAAAACCATTCTCACCAAGGCGTCGTTTTTGCGGGCTAATCTGGCCGGGGCCAACCTGACGGGAACCTTTGCCGATCGCGTCATCTTTGACGGGGCCGACCTCTCCAACGCCCTTTTTATCGACGCGCTGCTCACCAGCAGCAGCTTTGGCGATGCCAATATCACCGGGGCCGACTTCTCGGGCGCGATTGTCGATCGCTTTCAGACCGCGCAGATGTGCAAGCACGCCGACGGCGTGAATGAGACCACTGGGGTGGCGACCAGGGATAGTTTGGGCTGCCGGTAGAGAAGTAGATGAGTGGGCGGGTGGATGGGTAGAGCGGAGTAGTCACCGTAGGGTGGGCAGTGGCCACCATTAGGGAGACAGTTTTTCAGAAGTCGCCTTAGACTGCGATCGCGCCCACTCCAGCCGAGTCAAAGTGCTTTTGTAGAGTGGCCTTGGGCAAAGGCCCTAGCAGGTGATCCCACGGCAGGGGTTGATCGAGATCCCAGTCTTCGTGAACGTAGTATTCCATCGGCGGAATTTGGCCCTGAAAGTCTTTGAAGGCGCGGCGGTAGCTGCCTAAGCTATCGCCATAGTGGCGCACGCGTTCGAGAACGGGGCCGAGGCGGCGATCGCCCCGCGAAATCAACGCCTGAATGACAGACCAGTTGTAGCTCTCAGGCCGAAAGTCGATTCCCTTAGAGCGCAGGTGCTTTTGCAAATACTTGAGCCGCTTTTCGGCTTCGCGGTTGACTCCGCACCACTGAAGCGGAGTGTGGGCCTTAGGCACAAAGGTGCTGCACCCAAAGGTGAGCCGCAGACCAGGGGCAGCTTTCTTGAGCCGCAGCATCAGGGCGACGGTCTGCTCCAGGTCAGCCATCGTTTCGCCAGGGATACCCGCCATGCCGTAGAGCTTCATGGCGCTGAGGCCACCAGCTTTGGCGTTGACGGCGGCGTGCTCGATGTCATCGGTTTCAAGCTTTTTGTTGACGATCTGGCGCACCCGCTCGGACCCACTCTCGATCGCAATGGTGATCGAGCGACTGTCGTGGCGGGTCAGGGTTTCAGCCAATTTAGAGGTAACGGTGTTGGTGCGCACCGAGGAGAGACTCACTCGCACATCGTCAAACTGAGGTCGACTTAAATAGTCCAGCAGCGTGTCAAATTCTGGATGCTGAGTCACCGAAGCCCCTAGCAATCCCAGCCGGCTGGTGACGGCAAGCCCCCGCTCAATGGCGGGGATTAGGGATGCTTCCAGGCTGGCGGGGCGAAAGGGCAGTGTCAGGTAGCTGGCCAAGCAAAAGCGGCACATCTCCGGGCAGCTGCGCACCACCTCCACCATAAAAATATTTTCCCAGGCGGCGTGGGGGGTGACGACGGTCGAAGCCGATAGCACATTGCCTCGGTAAGTCTGCTTTTGCACCGCAGCGGGAATATCAATATCGACGGGGTGAATAGCTTGCACACCACCGGTGGGGCCGTCATAGCTGACGGTATAGAGCGACGGCACGTAGACCCCCGGTACCCCGGCTAAGCGCCGCAGAGTCTCAGAGCGGGAGGCAGATTTTAGCTCCACCAGGGCATCAAAAAAGTCATCTAATAGAGTCTCGCCATCCCCCAGCAAGATCACATCAAAGAAGTCGGCAAAGGGTTCGGGGTTGGCGGTGAGCACCGGGCCACCGCCAAAGACCAAAGGGTGGTCGGCGGTGCGATCGCCCGCAAACAGCGGAATATCCAGCTGCTCTAGCAGCGTCAGCAGGTTGGCATAGTCCAATTCCCACGACAGTGAAAAACCCAGCACATCCACCACCGCAGGCAGCGGCTCATGACCATCGGTAAACAGCCGACTCACCTGAACATCGCTACGACGGGCTAGAGTGGCCCACACCACCTGATAACCCAGACTGGTAATGCCCACGCTGTACTCGTTGGGAAAGGCAAACACCACCGCCAGCGCGTCCTCTTGGGGAGCGGCAGGCTCAAACAGCAGAGTTTCATCCTGAAGGGGAAGGGAGGGCACGGGCAACGTTACACAAATTAAGGCTTCTCCAGTGTAATCAGTGGCAGGCGTCTTCACCCACCTGGGAGGCATCGGCAGCAGTCCGTAAAATCACAGGCCGCACAACCACGCTTTATCAAAGCTTGGAGGCACACAGCCACCCATTGGCTAAGGGAGGTTAGAAAACGACATGTCTGCTCCCATAAACCCAGTCTGGATTCAGTTGATTTGCGCAGGCGGTGAGGTTTTCCCTAGGCAAGATGTCGTAAAAGCACGGTGTCAACTCAGGATGTATAAACCTACGATTAAGACAACGCGATCTACCCGACTCTCCCACCGTGAAAACACTTCGTTAAACGCTACCGCAGCACTGCGGCTTCGGCCTATGACTTCCTCTATGCCTCCCATTCGCCCCACCTATATTCTCGTTGACGAGACCACGGTGAGCGTGCCCCGAGATCCATCTTTGCTAGCCCAGGCCGAGCGCATTGCTGAGGGCTACCACAAGTG
It contains:
- a CDS encoding acyl-CoA thioesterase, with the protein product MEQSHWYEHRVMVQPHHTDYAGIVWHGTYIAWMEEARVNYLSDCGLTFADWVKAGVDLPVVDLGLKYRRSLTLGDTALVKARLEPAKGVRILWHYDIQNAATQETCIEGTVTLAPVDFKTRRILRRLPDHLQTALDSIL
- a CDS encoding B12-binding domain-containing radical SAM protein, which translates into the protein MPSLPLQDETLLFEPAAPQEDALAVVFAFPNEYSVGITSLGYQVVWATLARRSDVQVSRLFTDGHEPLPAVVDVLGFSLSWELDYANLLTLLEQLDIPLFAGDRTADHPLVFGGGPVLTANPEPFADFFDVILLGDGETLLDDFFDALVELKSASRSETLRRLAGVPGVYVPSLYTVSYDGPTGGVQAIHPVDIDIPAAVQKQTYRGNVLSASTVVTPHAAWENIFMVEVVRSCPEMCRFCLASYLTLPFRPASLEASLIPAIERGLAVTSRLGLLGASVTQHPEFDTLLDYLSRPQFDDVRVSLSSVRTNTVTSKLAETLTRHDSRSITIAIESGSERVRQIVNKKLETDDIEHAAVNAKAGGLSAMKLYGMAGIPGETMADLEQTVALMLRLKKAAPGLRLTFGCSTFVPKAHTPLQWCGVNREAEKRLKYLQKHLRSKGIDFRPESYNWSVIQALISRGDRRLGPVLERVRHYGDSLGSYRRAFKDFQGQIPPMEYYVHEDWDLDQPLPWDHLLGPLPKATLQKHFDSAGVGAIAV
- a CDS encoding pentapeptide repeat-containing protein, yielding MFLPLPQAFAVVCALLIMLTGWLGVAPTAQAQENTVDYTLTDLSFRDFSGKSLSGTSFAAAEMREANFEKADLSKTILTKASFLRANLAGANLTGTFADRVIFDGADLSNALFIDALLTSSSFGDANITGADFSGAIVDRFQTAQMCKHADGVNETTGVATRDSLGCR